Within Lytechinus pictus isolate F3 Inbred chromosome 7, Lp3.0, whole genome shotgun sequence, the genomic segment aaaatacatagaaaaagaaaacaagtgaTTCCTGCCTCATACATGATAGATAAATGTTTCTTCtgtactttttttaaacaaatgttaCAAAATTTGCGTATGTAatgtcatgaatattgatgagcTTGCGTAAAATAACATGTACCCACGAATAATTGTTTGTACAGTACaataaaaagatataaattATGGCAATGAGCCTTGCAAAATATCACATGTGTTTGGTGCAGTCTTTATTACAAGTGACTCAGATGGATGTCAAACTGTCTTTCAGTCTCtatttcacactgtctttcagTCTCTATTTCACACTGTCTTTGAAGGAGGGATCTGTGTGAAAAGTATAATAGCAGTTTCTCTTCTTGTTCATACAGAGATGGACATCACACCTCAAACATCGTACATATGATTTGTAGgcatttttcttcattgtttttGCACACACTTTGCAATCTAGTCTGTCTACACTGTCCTCTGGAAGGTGGAAGAATTCCGGGTCATTTGCTGGTACAGGAACAGCCGCTGCCTGTGGTGCTACAGGGCGATACAGAGGTACTGGATCGTCGTCATTGATTCCACCCAGCTGTCTGCAAAGCTCTTCGCGAAAATTGCGAGGATCATATCTTGATGGCCGATGCAGGGCCTCCACATTTGCATGCTTTCCCCTCCAATCTTGGAATAAGATGAAGGAATTTATGATCGCGATGTCTACAAAGTGAAAAAACAAGGTCTTCCAATACTTCACAGTTTTCCGAAGAATGTCATAGTTAGACAGCAACTGGTCAGACCGGTCGACACCGCCCATGTAACTGTTGTAGTCGCGAACAGCCATAGGTTGACGCACTAACTTCCGGTGGAATTGACCTCTTTCCTTCACTCTGCGTCGGCAATACTCGAAGTCATTTGCATCGTGAAAGGAGGAGATCATGCTGATCGCTTTGTTGTCCTTCCACTGCTGGACGAGGTTCCCATCACTCCTGACCCATCTCATGTTCCCGCGCGATGCATTTCTGGACCAGTCCTTTATAGTGGTTTTGAATTCCACTGGGAATCCTCTCCGATTACTATTAGCTGTCCCACATGCCCAAACCTGGTTTCTCTTTAAATCGGTCAACAGTTTCATCGATGTGTAAAAATTATCGATATAAAGTTTGTAGCCTTGGTGCAACAAGTTTTCACAGAGACTGAAAACCACATCGTAGCTCAGCCCATTCTCGGAAGCTTGTTCTCGTCGTCCAATGTACACGTCAAAGTCAAACGTGTATCCGGTTTTAGAGTCCGCCACCACCCAAAGCTTGAAGCCCCATTTCGTTGGCTTATCGCGAATGTACTGCCTTATTGAGAAGCGTCCTTTTGACCGCACCATTCGCTCATCAATAGCGATATGTTCATGGGGCTGATACAATGCCTGGCACGTCTGCTTCATGTGGTCAAGAAGAAAACGAACTTTGCGTAACACATCATTGGGATCCTCTGTGTCAGGATCAACGACATGAAGAAAACTCATAATCGCCTTGTACCGATCCCTGGACATGAACGATCGCGACCATGAACCATGGTATAGCGTCGCTGTCGACCAGTAGCTCTCTATGTCTGGAAAGCGTGCAAGACCCATGTAGATAAGTAGTCCGATCAAGCTCCACATCTCATCAACTGTCACTGGATTCCAGGTCCCATCACTAGAGGCATAGGTTGAGTTATTGGCTATGTGGGCATTTGCGTATTTATTTGTATAATCACAAATTTGTTGGATTACTTCGATGGTGAAGAAGAGCTTGAAATAATCTTGTGCAGTCGTCATTGTGGCAGCACCCTGTCTTGTCCTCACATTCTCCAACTGTGCTCCTGAAGGTCGATTAGACCTGAACTTCAATTCTCGCTTGGCAGGGCCATTGCCATCTCGGTCATCATAGGACTTGTACTGGACTCTCCTGTGATGAAATAACGAAAAAAGAAAGCTTACATTAGACCTCAACTGCATAGGCttataaaaaaatggaatacatCAGGCCTAGAATTATACACGgaaaataagatgaaaataaaatgaaatgaaaaaaaaaaaaataaagagaaatctACATATTATCAAATGATGCAATAATGGGACCGCAATaatatatccttttttttttaaactagaaTTTTTGATAAAGGAGGGGTGAGGTTTTTGGTgccccctgtaaaaaaaaaatgaagaaaaacaacaaTGAGAGTGAGAGTgggtgacaatttttttatcttgggggggggggggattgcaGTTCATCAGTCATCAGGATGCAAACcaaagaaccttttttttttttttttttgctggaaaGACCATTGTTAGTCCTTATTTTGGCAGTGTCTTTATTTGTTCTCATCATTTCAGTCTAAAAACTCCCGTATAACACTTTGTAATGctaatattcatatgttttagCTACCATTCCCAAATAAACATCCAACCGGAAGTTGAAAATTTAAATGTCTGTGCACTTCCGGTTTCGAAAATGATCGGGACAGGTGACAGTTTTATCAATAGTAAACCATAATTAGGCCGGTATTtcccaataaaacataatatttcacaaaaatattaacTTTTACACGGAATATTAGCTTCCACTagtgtttttattgaaataaaatgataaaataaggaGGTAAACTTACTGAGTTTGTCTTGCAGCAGTAGCTCTCCTTCCGCCTCGCTGACGGCCACGTACGGCCCTTCGTGGTGCCTGCACACGGGATGTTGAAGGAGCATCATTATCGGATGAATTATCATCCGAAATGTCAGTATAATCTGAAGAATCATCACTCAAACCCCTGTTCAGGTCTGACTCTTCCCCTGAATCCAAGACTGAAACCATTTCAACATCGCTATCATCCATTTTGAACGATTTTTCTTCGGAGGGACAATGATCAAAATCAGCGAGTCGCGAACGTAAACATGCACCGCGATGCCCACGAGCTGAAGCTAGCAGGGACCTGCCTGAATGAAAAAGACGTCTCTTATTTCAGTTGTCCGGAAAATACCGATCGTTTCCGGAAATGTCCATATTTGGATATCATCGTAAAGCAGAGAATTCGCCCTATCTTTTGAGGTATATTTCGAGGATATACGATGTTTTACGGAGATTCTACGAACGGGGAAAGTTTGTTGACACGGAGCTCCGGTCATATATGACCGGGATTTCGTGGCACCGTTGGATAAGAGTTAAAGAGAATTCTCCTCCAGTCCTGTATTCTGGACAGTCATAAAAAAACTCTTTCGCTCTTGTTTTAAGGAGTTCATGAACAAATTTTGGAGGAGAGAGCACCCTTGGGTGCGAAAGTTATGGGGTACAGCTGTTTTCATGTAACATGTAAGGTGGTTGCAATATAAGGTATGGATGTCATGCCATTCATGCCTATATGTTATATATAACGTGAATTCTCTCTGTCTGAACCCCAGAGACATGCAGGTGTCATCAAgtagcatttgaaaaaaaataagataaggcggtgctgcaccagcccgagtttgcttaatctcgagattttagccccaTCGGCCCTCTTCatgattaatctcgagattaatgAAACCCCATCTCCACCAGCGCAATTCGTGCTCGAGCGAGGCTtcaatgcattatggtctgacgccgtgaataaataatcctgagtgtgtctgcacctgcgaattagcaggataatttgtaaatagcgctctattttgcaaataatcctaaGTTGACTTAGGATtccaatctcgagattaatccagcgaactatCCCGatgattgcgtctccattacaaataatctcgagattgttcagattggGATAATTTGGCGAATCAGAAATAGCGCGATTATTTGAAAACTCGAGAGACCACTTCTTCCCTTCAGATACCTGGTATCAGCGATGTCCAAAGATGCATTACAATTCTTTCAGTGATTTTCTATGATTAATATTCCCATGTCCagtcagatgcaaggatttcagtagcttatagcatttactttgattttcattgttatcttttcatgaaatacttTTCAGATTATCTAAATAATTAGGAAGATGAGTCAGAAGTAAACAAGCATTTTTACTACAGATATTTTTACCCAGTACACTCTCAGTACTAGTATACATATAACCTATGGTCTACATGCCTCCTAATAAGACCTATGCTGTACCCAAAGGGCAATTGATATTTTCTCTTGGAGAGAAAATAATTCATAACTTCTATTTCAGAAAGGTAATGACTTCTATTAGTCATTATGATTACAACTGTCACATAGTTCATCCATAAAACGGCAATAACCAAGCAATACTTGTCACAATGTTATTGTAGCTTGGTTATAAATTATCCACAGATgtgaactttatgaaacatatttcatgtcattttatACGTAGATCCATTTATTgttaaaaggaaaacaaacaGATTAATAATTGGTATACAGACCAGTGGGTAACAAAGGTATTCTTGATATTACAATTTACTATTAAATTTTGTACATGGTTATCATTGTATTTACAGTTATGCTTGTTTAGTTTATGAATTATTGATTAAGTAATtatactatgtacatgtagatcttcccaTGAGCAacgcgaccaagatctgtgatgccATATACATACAACTTCCCTATTTACTTAACctaaatttattgtttttaaatctttaaaatcaGATTAATTACTTTGTGATTTTATTAGAACAAACTCTTCGTACAGACTTGTATTTAATTCCTTCATGACAGGGGTATAGCATGACTCCTGTATATGAACAAGCCTTGAGATTCCACGATGGAATAAAATGTCCATGGATGTGGTACAAACGGAGATCATCGACGTTGAAACCACTATTATCTCTGACGTAAGATGTCTCCATCCATTAATACAAGAGCAAAGATGTTCTTCATTTTGTTGCGGCTCCTGTAATCTTCCAATCCTTTCACAATTTGGCAATTTTTGTCCAACGCCGCCGCAGGGCTGAGGTTTACTTTGCTTGACATGATTCAGCGCATCTTCTGCCATTATAGGATATCATTATTATGAGCTTTGGTAAGAGATCCATTAGGAAATCAATATCTTGAGCATTTTCATATCTCCCATTTTCCCTGTTCCTGTTTTTCAacctcctttaaaaaaaatctttttgtaTTCATCAAAAGCCTATAGTCACAAGGGGTCCGGGGGTTTGATCGAACCCCCTAAAATTGTCAAAGCCAAGAGAAAATAGGAGAAgggaagagaaaaaatcaaacaccCTAAATGAAAACCTGGCTCCAGGGCTGCATtccatttatttgtttgaaGTCACGTTTCCTCTTTTGTTTTCTCTATCACTTAGCTTTCACTTCATCTGCCTCTTTActcctttatttctttgtttttgctttaCTTATATGCCTGAAATTTCTTATTAATAtacccctctttctctttctttcctttcttccttcctcaaTTCATCTCTCTCCTAGCCTTCACTACTCTCTTTCCTCCTTATagaaattgattattttcagattttttagaCTGAGATGAGATTTTGGTcactattcaattttttcaatttccatcattttttattgatctcTGTACTACAGTAGGCTGCAATGAAGTGATAATTGTCCTCTTAACAAGccttcaaaaatatttccatGGAAGTTGTGTCTCGGGAAAAGAATACTTAATTGAGGtc encodes:
- the LOC135154749 gene encoding piggyBac transposable element-derived protein 4-like, translating into MQLRSNVSFLFSLFHHRRVQYKSYDDRDGNGPAKRELKFRSNRPSGAQLENVRTRQGAATMTTAQDYFKLFFTIEVIQQICDYTNKYANAHIANNSTYASSDGTWNPVTVDEMWSLIGLLIYMGLARFPDIESYWSTATLYHGSWSRSFMSRDRYKAIMSFLHVVDPDTEDPNDVLRKVRFLLDHMKQTCQALYQPHEHIAIDERMVRSKGRFSIRQYIRDKPTKWGFKLWVVADSKTGYTFDFDVYIGRREQASENGLSYDVVFSLCENLLHQGYKLYIDNFYTSMKLLTDLKRNQVWACGTANSNRRGFPVEFKTTIKDWSRNASRGNMRWVRSDGNLVQQWKDNKAISMISSFHDANDFEYCRRRVKERGQFHRKLVRQPMAVRDYNSYMGGVDRSDQLLSNYDILRKTVKYWKTLFFHFVDIAIINSFILFQDWRGKHANVEALHRPSRYDPRNFREELCRQLGGINDDDPVPLYRPVAPQAAAVPVPANDPEFFHLPEDSVDRLDCKVCAKTMKKNAYKSYVRCLRCDVHLCMNKKRNCYYTFHTDPSFKDSVK